The Magnolia sinica isolate HGM2019 chromosome 9, MsV1, whole genome shotgun sequence genome contains a region encoding:
- the LOC131256771 gene encoding anthocyanidin 3-O-glucosyltransferase 7-like, which yields MFAPKKPHVAIFAFPFGTHAAPLLSLSRRLAANAANASFSFFSTPKSNGSLSSIFAASAPLPNLKIYDVSDGVPEGYVPLGKPQEDIELFLKATPGNFKEALETVVKEMGEVTCVLTDSFLWFSGDMAEESGVPWVTFWTSGACSIAAHFYTELFRRKLGTGTDVLATRRDEPLDFVPGFSGLRVCDLPEGIVFGNLDSLFSRLLHRMAEESARATAVAINTFDGLDSTILTDLKSKFRSCLAMGPLSLMSPLPQETDAHACLAWLDRFAHKPASVAYVSFGTVMTPPPAELAALAEGLEESGAPFLWSLREKAREGLPAGFQERTAGRGLFVSWAPQTMVLGHVALGAFVTHCGWNSVLESITAGVPMICRPFFGDQRLNARMVSHVWRIGVEAEGRLLTRDGVVGSMELVLRKDEGRGMRERACALRDMAKEAVGNGGSSVDSFSKLLGIVVSRR from the exons ATGTTCGCTCCCAAGAAACCCCACGTCGCGATCTTCGCATTCCCCTTCGGGACCCACGCCGcccctctcctctccctctcccgcCGGCTCGCCGCTAACGCCGCAAACGCCAGCTTCTCCTTCTTCAGCACCCCCAAATCCAACGGCTCTCTTTCATCGATCTTCGCCGCATCCGCCCCCCTCCCCAATCTCAAGATCTACGACGTCTCTGATGGTGTGCCTGAGGGCTACGTTCCTCTCGGTAAGCCGCAGGAGGACATCGAGCTATTCCTGAAGGCGACGCCTGGTAATTTCAAAGAGGCGTTGGAGACTGTGGTGAAGGAGATGGGGGAGGTTACCTGCGTGCTTACCGATTCGTTTCTGTGGTTCTCGGGAGATATGGCGGAGGAGAGTGGCGTGCCGTGGGTGACGTTCTGGACAAGCGGGGCTTGTAGTATCGCGGCGCATTTTTATACGGAGCTCTTCCGGCGCAAGTTAGGGACAGGAACTGATG TCCTGGCGACGCGGCGAGACGAGCCACTGGACTTCGTCCCGGGCTTCTCCGGGCTGCGAGTGTGCGACCTGCCGGAAGGAATCGTCTTCGGCAACCTGGATTCCCTCTTCTCGCGCCTCCTCCACCGCATGGCCGAGGAGTCGGCACGTGCGACGGCCGTGGCCATCAACACCTTCGACGGCCTGGATTCCACCATCCTGACCGATCTAAAGTCTAAGTTCCGCAGCTGCCTCGCGATGGGCCCGCTCTCCCTCATGTCCCCGCTCCCGCAAGAGACCGACGCTCACGCCTGCCTCGCGTGGCTCGACCGCTTCGCCCACAAACCTGCCTCCGTGGCGTACGTTAGCTTCGGCACGGTGATGACGCCCCCGCCCGCCGAGCTGGCGGCCCTGGCCGAAGGTCTGGAGGAGAGTGGGGCCCCCTTCCTGTGGTCCCTGAGAGAGAAGGCGAGGGAGGGATTGCCAGCTGGATTCCAGGAGCGGACGGCCGGGAGGGGCCTCTTCGTGTCGTGGGCCCCGCAGACGATGGTACTGGGCCACGTGGCGTTGGGGGCGTTCGTGACGCACTGCGGGTGGAACTCGGTGTTGGAAAGCATCACGGCCGGGGTGCCGATGATCTGCCGTCCGTTCTTCGGGGACCAGAGGCTGAACGCCCGGATGGTGTCGCACGTGTGGCGGATCGGGGTGGAGGCGGAGGGCCGGTTGCTGACGAGGGACggtgtggtggggtccatggagctgGTGCTTAGGAAGGATGAAGGgaggggaatgagagagagagcttgcgcGCTGAGAGACATGGCCAAGGAAGCAGTTGGAAACGGCGGGAGTTCTGTCGATAGTTTTAGTAAGCTTTTGGGAATAGTTGTCTCTAGGCGTTAA